A single window of SAR86 cluster bacterium DNA harbors:
- a CDS encoding D-2-hydroxyacid dehydrogenase yields MKVCISEFIYNESGSFFDQLLSEHEILLIDSNGLLSQGEGKPQVTFVSYDVMAKCIRNPEYSKNFLPSMQGCDFIQGSWAGVESEVAQKLIKYSNNFSYAGGVHAIPIASYVFAQMLRWVKGLDQHNKQQHDLLWKPLLLTGELTDLTIGITGFGGIGKEIARLAKAFRMTVYATKRTNTESADLDKLYDPSEINEMLKLSDFIVNCLPDSPETNKIFSKDKFKLMKPSSMFINVGRGESVNEEDLAQALIKGQIAAASIDVTYPEPLSKESPLWKIDNCYITPHDSAWAPKGSQRLLDLFANNFKRYLEDKDLLNLA; encoded by the coding sequence ATGAAAGTTTGTATTAGTGAATTTATCTACAATGAATCAGGATCTTTTTTTGATCAGCTGCTTTCTGAGCATGAAATCTTATTAATTGATTCTAATGGATTATTAAGTCAAGGAGAAGGAAAGCCCCAAGTTACTTTTGTATCTTATGACGTCATGGCAAAGTGTATTAGGAATCCTGAATACAGTAAAAATTTCTTACCCTCAATGCAAGGTTGTGATTTTATACAAGGAAGTTGGGCAGGTGTAGAAAGCGAGGTAGCTCAGAAATTAATTAAATATTCAAATAATTTTTCTTATGCAGGAGGAGTGCATGCAATACCTATAGCATCTTATGTCTTTGCTCAAATGCTTAGGTGGGTTAAAGGTTTAGATCAACATAATAAGCAACAACATGATTTACTTTGGAAGCCTCTTCTTTTGACAGGCGAGTTAACAGATTTAACTATTGGGATAACTGGATTTGGGGGTATAGGCAAGGAAATCGCGAGATTAGCAAAAGCTTTTAGAATGACTGTTTACGCTACCAAACGTACAAACACAGAATCAGCTGATTTAGATAAATTATATGACCCCTCTGAAATAAACGAAATGCTGAAATTAAGTGATTTTATTGTAAATTGTTTGCCAGACAGTCCTGAGACCAATAAAATTTTTTCAAAAGATAAATTTAAGTTAATGAAACCAAGTTCAATGTTTATCAATGTAGGAAGAGGAGAGAGTGTAAATGAGGAGGACCTCGCCCAGGCTTTAATTAAAGGACAAATAGCCGCTGCATCAATAGATGTTACTTACCCTGAACCTTTAAGCAAAGAATCCCCTCTTTGGAAGATAGATAATTGCTATATAACCCCTCATGACTCAGCATGGGCTCCAAAAGGTTCTCAAAGGTTATTAGATTTATTTGCAAATAATTTTAAGAGATATTTAGAGGATAAAGATTTACTAAATTTAGCTTAA
- a CDS encoding aldehyde dehydrogenase family protein, which produces MKTHHQFYINGKWVDPSEGVKSLDVINPSNEDVIGQISLGSAKDVDLAVNAARQAFEGFSETSVEERLALLGKILEVYQSRYDEIAETISQEMGAPLSLSKAAQAATGLGHFAQAIEILQGFNWEETRGKTVIRKEPIGVVGMITPWNWPINQISCKVAPALAAGCTMVLKPTEIAPLNAILFAEVLDEAGVPAGVFNLINGDGPTVGEAMSCHPEIDMMSFTGSTRAGISVAKGAADTVKRVSQELGGKSPNIILDDADFAASVTGGVNHCFLNSGQSCNAPTRMLVPEARHEEAKELAKTAAENTKVGDPFGEDTSIGPVVSDTQFNKIQGLIEKGIAEGAELVSGGTGKPDGLNSGYYVRPTVFANVNNDMTIAREEIFGPVLSILPYKNEHEAIKIANDTDYGLYGYVSGELEHAKEVANKIRSGSVAINGAQSDMATPFGGYKQSGNGKEWGPFGFEEFLETKAVIGYTS; this is translated from the coding sequence ATGAAAACACATCATCAATTTTACATAAATGGTAAGTGGGTAGATCCTTCAGAAGGAGTCAAGTCACTTGATGTCATTAATCCATCTAATGAAGATGTTATTGGTCAAATTTCATTGGGTTCAGCAAAAGATGTAGATCTAGCTGTTAACGCAGCAAGACAAGCTTTTGAAGGTTTTAGTGAAACTTCTGTAGAAGAAAGACTTGCATTACTAGGTAAAATTCTTGAAGTTTATCAATCAAGATATGACGAAATTGCTGAAACAATATCTCAAGAAATGGGCGCTCCTCTTTCTCTTTCTAAAGCAGCTCAAGCTGCTACAGGCCTAGGTCATTTTGCTCAAGCTATAGAGATTTTACAAGGTTTCAATTGGGAGGAGACTCGAGGAAAAACTGTTATTAGAAAAGAACCCATAGGAGTAGTAGGAATGATAACTCCATGGAATTGGCCTATAAATCAAATATCCTGCAAGGTTGCTCCTGCATTAGCTGCTGGATGTACTATGGTTCTAAAGCCTACAGAAATTGCTCCTTTAAACGCAATTTTATTTGCTGAAGTTCTTGATGAAGCAGGAGTGCCAGCTGGAGTCTTTAATCTCATTAATGGAGATGGCCCGACAGTTGGAGAAGCTATGTCTTGTCATCCAGAAATTGATATGATGTCTTTTACAGGTTCTACTAGAGCAGGAATCAGTGTTGCAAAAGGAGCAGCAGACACAGTCAAAAGAGTTTCCCAAGAGTTAGGAGGTAAGTCTCCAAATATCATTCTAGATGATGCAGATTTTGCTGCTTCAGTAACTGGCGGGGTAAATCACTGTTTCTTAAATAGTGGTCAATCTTGTAATGCACCAACTCGAATGTTAGTTCCAGAAGCTCGTCACGAAGAAGCAAAAGAATTAGCTAAAACTGCAGCTGAAAATACTAAAGTAGGTGATCCTTTCGGAGAAGATACATCTATAGGCCCAGTAGTCAGTGATACACAATTCAATAAAATTCAGGGTCTAATTGAGAAAGGAATTGCTGAAGGTGCTGAATTAGTCTCAGGAGGTACAGGTAAACCTGACGGGTTAAATTCAGGGTATTATGTTAGGCCAACTGTTTTTGCTAATGTTAATAATGATATGACCATAGCAAGAGAAGAAATATTCGGACCAGTACTTTCTATACTTCCTTACAAAAATGAACATGAAGCAATCAAGATAGCTAATGATACTGATTATGGCTTATATGGTTATGTTTCTGGAGAATTAGAGCACGCCAAGGAGGTAGCAAATAAGATAAGAAGTGGTAGTGTAGCTATAAATGGAGCTCAATCAGACATGGCTACTCCATTTGGTGGCTATAAGCAATCTGGAAATGGAAAAGAATGGGGCCCTTTTGGATTTGAGGAATTCTTAGAAACAAAAGCTGTCATTGGCTATACTAGTTAA
- a CDS encoding PLP-dependent transferase — protein MAYEGKNIETIALHAGWRADENTGSVAVPIHQTTSYQFESTEKAANLFALSELGNIYTRIMNPTTAVLEERVAAIEGGAASLATASGQTASAYAIQNLASVGDNIVSSSHLYGGTYNQFKNNLSAMGIEVRFVDPTDPENFSRATDDKTRAYFGETLPNPKLQVLPIKEIADIGRPLGIPLIVDNTAAPIICRPFDHGASVITYSTTKYIGGHGTSIGGLIVDGGNFDWEKAGSDRQPNLNTPDACYNGVVWTEAIKPLGPIAYIMKARTTLLRDLGGAMSPFNAWMFIQGLETLPLRMREHTKNALKVAEFLSTNNNVASVTYPGLMDGRSRELADSYLSGGYGALVGFELPGGVESGKKFIDSLKLLYHVANIGDARSLAIHPATTTHSQLSPEEQLEAGVTPGYVRLSIGIENVEDIISDIEQALNAAS, from the coding sequence GCTTACGAAGGAAAGAATATTGAAACTATCGCTCTACATGCGGGATGGAGAGCTGATGAAAATACAGGATCTGTTGCTGTCCCTATTCACCAAACAACAAGTTATCAATTTGAAAGCACAGAAAAGGCTGCAAATCTATTTGCTTTGTCAGAACTGGGTAATATCTATACTAGAATCATGAACCCAACTACTGCGGTTCTTGAAGAAAGAGTAGCAGCTATAGAAGGAGGTGCGGCCAGCCTTGCCACGGCATCTGGACAAACAGCTTCAGCTTATGCAATTCAAAATTTAGCTTCTGTGGGAGATAATATTGTATCTTCTTCTCATCTATATGGAGGAACTTATAATCAATTTAAAAATAACCTCTCGGCTATGGGTATTGAAGTAAGATTTGTTGATCCAACAGATCCTGAAAACTTTTCAAGAGCAACGGATGATAAAACTAGAGCATACTTTGGAGAGACTTTACCAAACCCAAAATTACAAGTTTTACCAATAAAAGAAATAGCTGATATAGGAAGGCCTCTCGGTATCCCTCTAATTGTAGATAATACTGCCGCTCCTATAATTTGTAGACCTTTTGACCATGGAGCCTCTGTTATAACTTATTCAACTACAAAGTATATAGGCGGTCATGGAACATCTATTGGAGGGCTAATAGTAGATGGAGGAAATTTTGATTGGGAAAAAGCTGGATCTGATAGACAGCCTAATCTTAATACTCCTGATGCTTGTTACAATGGAGTTGTTTGGACAGAGGCTATTAAACCTTTAGGTCCAATAGCTTACATTATGAAAGCTAGAACAACACTACTTAGAGATCTTGGAGGAGCCATGAGTCCTTTTAATGCTTGGATGTTCATTCAAGGTCTAGAAACGCTGCCTTTAAGAATGCGAGAACATACTAAGAATGCATTAAAAGTTGCAGAGTTCTTGTCAACAAATAATAATGTTGCTTCTGTTACCTATCCAGGCCTTATGGATGGTAGAAGTAGAGAATTAGCAGATAGTTATTTATCTGGAGGCTATGGAGCTTTAGTTGGATTTGAACTTCCTGGAGGGGTAGAGTCAGGAAAAAAATTCATTGATTCTTTAAAACTTTTATATCATGTTGCGAATATTGGAGACGCAAGATCCTTAGCAATTCATCCTGCTACCACAACTCATAGCCAGTTATCACCTGAAGAACAGCTTGAAGCTGGAGTAACTCCAGGATATGTTAGATTATCAATTGGTATAGAAAATGTGGAAGATATTATCTCTGATATTGAACAAGCATTAAATGCTGCTTCTTAA
- a CDS encoding FadD3 family acyl-CoA ligase, with product MKPFEAQSLPELVTLASSFYGNKEAIEDNDVSVTYIELEEICKKSAESLLALKVEPGDRICIWAPNRTEWIIAAIAVQMVKAILVPINTRFKGVEASYILKKTKAKVLFTVNNFLGVDYSLMIRDENLPDLQYIIFLDEESGKDSWNEFKQLNLPKNKSLDLENDGSLVADIIFTSGTTGSPKGVMVTQKQNLKVFENWSRHVGLNSEDRYLIVNPFFHTFGYKAGWLACLMRGALILPHQVFDPQSVLERIEKDKVSVMPGPPSLYQSIMDAENFKSFDISSLRLAVTGAATIPIQLINDMREVMKIDTVLTAYGLTESTGVVSMCNPGDTPELIANTSGVPIDGVEVKCITNEGKVSPLGQPGDIYVKGYNVMKGYYEEPKQTMDTVDEEGWLHTGDIGVINAQGYLSITDRSKDMFIVGGFNTYPAEIENILASHADISSSAIIGIPDKRLGEVAKAFVVLKEGCFLEAVDLIKWCRIHMANYKVPRKITFVSTLPLNASGKVMKYKLRKL from the coding sequence ATGAAACCTTTTGAGGCACAATCCCTTCCGGAACTTGTCACATTGGCATCATCATTTTATGGCAATAAAGAGGCTATAGAAGATAACGACGTTTCTGTAACATATATTGAACTTGAAGAAATTTGTAAGAAGTCAGCAGAATCACTTTTGGCTTTAAAAGTGGAACCTGGCGATAGGATTTGTATTTGGGCACCAAATAGAACTGAGTGGATAATAGCAGCTATAGCGGTTCAAATGGTTAAGGCTATATTAGTTCCTATAAACACTCGTTTCAAAGGTGTTGAAGCAAGCTATATACTGAAAAAGACTAAAGCTAAGGTTTTATTTACGGTGAATAATTTTCTAGGGGTTGATTATTCTTTGATGATAAGAGATGAGAATCTGCCCGATCTTCAGTATATAATTTTCCTAGATGAGGAGTCTGGGAAAGATTCATGGAATGAATTTAAGCAACTTAATCTTCCTAAAAATAAATCTCTAGATCTAGAGAATGATGGTTCTTTGGTTGCTGATATAATTTTCACTTCAGGAACTACAGGCAGTCCAAAAGGGGTGATGGTAACTCAAAAGCAGAATCTTAAAGTTTTTGAAAATTGGAGTAGACATGTAGGCCTTAATTCAGAAGACAGATACCTCATTGTTAATCCTTTTTTTCATACTTTTGGCTATAAAGCTGGATGGCTTGCTTGTTTAATGCGTGGTGCCCTCATTTTACCCCATCAAGTTTTTGATCCTCAATCTGTTTTAGAAAGAATAGAAAAAGATAAAGTTAGCGTGATGCCAGGACCTCCTTCTCTTTATCAGTCCATTATGGATGCAGAGAATTTTAAGTCTTTTGATATTTCATCTTTAAGATTAGCAGTAACAGGAGCTGCCACAATACCTATTCAGTTGATCAATGATATGAGAGAAGTAATGAAAATAGATACAGTCTTAACTGCCTATGGATTAACTGAATCCACTGGGGTAGTAAGTATGTGTAATCCTGGAGATACTCCAGAATTAATAGCTAATACATCAGGGGTACCAATTGATGGGGTTGAGGTTAAATGTATCACAAATGAAGGAAAAGTTTCGCCTTTAGGCCAACCTGGAGATATTTATGTCAAGGGCTATAACGTTATGAAGGGGTATTATGAAGAACCAAAACAAACTATGGATACAGTAGACGAGGAAGGTTGGCTTCATACAGGCGATATAGGCGTTATTAATGCACAAGGTTATCTGAGTATCACAGATAGAAGTAAGGACATGTTTATCGTTGGAGGATTTAATACTTATCCAGCTGAAATAGAGAATATCCTTGCATCTCATGCTGATATTTCATCATCTGCCATAATTGGTATTCCAGATAAAAGGCTTGGAGAGGTAGCAAAAGCATTTGTAGTTTTAAAAGAAGGATGTTTCTTAGAAGCTGTTGATTTAATAAAATGGTGCAGAATTCATATGGCTAATTATAAAGTTCCAAGAAAAATAACTTTTGTTTCAACTTTGCCATTAAATGCATCTGGTAAAGTGATGAAATATAAGTTACGTAAACTTTAA